One Epinephelus lanceolatus isolate andai-2023 chromosome 10, ASM4190304v1, whole genome shotgun sequence genomic region harbors:
- the LOC117265997 gene encoding polyadenylate-binding protein 1A-like, whose product MNPSAPSYPMASLYVGDLHPDVTEAMLYEKFSPAGPILSIRVCRDMITRRSLGYAYVNFQQPADAERALDTMNFDVIKGRPLRIMWSQRDPSLRKSGVGNIFIKNLDKSIDNKALYDTFSAFGNILSCKVVCDENGSKGYGFVHFETHEAAERAIEKMNGMLLNDRKVFVGRFKSRKEREAELGARAREFTNVYIKNFGEDMDDEKLKELFGKYGPSLSIRVMTDESGKSKGFGFVSFERHEDAQKAVDDMNGKELNGRQVYVGRAQKKGERQNELKRKFEQMKQDRMTRYQGVNLYVKNLDDGLDDERLRKEFSPFGTITSAKVMMEGGRSKGFGFVCFSSPEEATKAVTEMNGRIVATKPLYVALAQRKEERQAHLTNQYMQRMATVRAVPNPVLNPYQPAPPSGYFMAAIPQAQNRAAYYSANQLAQLRPSPRWATQGVRPQHFQNMPNAMRPSAPRPQTFNTIRPTATTNTQVPRMMASQRMPTQALSQRPAGASATAAPVRAMPQYKYAAGVRNPQQHMASQPQVTMQQPAVHVQGQEPLTASMLAAAPPQEQKQMLGERLFPLIQSMHPSLAGKITGMLLEIDNSELLHMLESPESLRSKVDEAVAVLQAHQAKEAAQKSTTPAGVPSV is encoded by the exons ATGAATCCCAGCGCGCCTAGCTACCCAATGGCTTCCCTTTATGTGGGAGACCTGCATCCAGACGTTACCGAGGCCATGCTCTATGAGAAATTCAGCCCGGCCGGGCCCATTCTATCCATCAGGGTGTGCAGAGACATGATCACCCGCCGTTCCCTCGGCTATGCCTATGTCAACTTCCAGCAGCCCGCCGATG CTGAGCGAGCCCTGGACACCATGAACTTTGATGTGATCAAAGGCAGACCCCTCCGCATCATGTGGTCTCAGCGTGATCCCTCATTGAGGAAGAGTGGGGTGGGCAACATCTTCATCAAGAACCTGGACAAGTCCATTGATAACAAGGCCCTTTACGACACCTTCTCTGCATTTGGAAACATCCTTTCATGCAAG GTGGTTTGTGATGAAAATGGCTCAAAGGGTTACGGCTTTGTGCACTTTGAGACCCACGAGGCTGCTGAGCGGGCCATTGAGAAAATGAATGGCATGTTGCTCAATGACAGAAAAGT ATTTGTTGGGCGCTTCAAGTCACGCAAAGAGAGGGAGGCTGAGCTTGGGGCACGTGCCAGAGAGTTTACCAACGTTTACATCAAGAACTTTGGGGAGGACATGGATGATGAGAAGCTGAAGGAGTTGTTTGGCAAATATG GACCATCACTCAGTATCCGGGTTATGACTGATGAGAGTGGCAAATCCAAGGGCTTTGGTTTTGTCAGCTTTGAGAGACATGAAGATGCACAGAAG GCTGTGGACGACATGAATGGTAAAGAACTGAATGGCAGGCAGGTGTATGTGGGCCGCGCACAGAAGAAAGGGGAGCGCCAGAATGAGCTCAAGCGTAAATTCGAGCAGATGAAACAGGATCGCATGACCAGATACCAG GGTGTCAATCTGTATGTGAAAAACCTGGATGATGGTCTAGATGACGAGCGCCTGCGTAAAGAGTTCTCTCCATTCGGAACCATTACAAGTGCTAAG GTGATGATGGAGGGTGGTCGCAGCAAAGGCTTTGGCTTTGTGTGCTTCTCTTCCCCCGAGGAGGCCACTAAAGCTGTGACAGAGATGAATGGGCGCATTGTTGCAACAAAGCCACTGTATGTGGCCCTGGCCCAGCGCAAGGAGGAGCGCCAGGCACATCTAACCAACCAGTACATGCAGAGGATGGCCACAGTTCGCGCTGTGCCCAACCCGGTCCTCAACCCATATCAGCCTGCCCCACCCTCAGGCTATTTCATGGCGGCTATACCTCAG GCCCAGAACCGTGCTGCATACTACTCTGCCAACCAGCTGGCCCAACTCCGCCCCAGCCCCCGTTGGGCTACACAAGGAGTGCGTCCTCAGC ACTTCCAAAACATGCCCAATGCTATGCGCCCATCAGCTCCCAGGCCCCAGACCTTCAACACCATCCGTCCCACTGCCACCACCAACACCCAGGTCCCACGCATGATGGCTTCCCAGCGTATGC CCACCCAGGCCCTCAGCCAACGCCCTGCCGGTGCTTCAGCCACTGCCGCCCCAGTGCGCGCCATGCCCCAATACAAATATGCTGCCGGTGTGCGCAACCCCCAGCAGCACATGGCCTCCCAGCCACAGGTCACCATGCAGCAG CCTGCTGTCCATGTCCAAGGACAGGAGCCCCTGACTGCCTCTATGCTGGCTGCTGCCCCTCCTCAGGAACAGAAGCAGATGCTGG GTGAGCGTCTGTTCCCCCTGATCCAGAGCATGCACCCCAGCCTGGCAGGCAAGATCACCGGTATGCTGCTGGAGATCGACAACTCAGAACTTCTCCACATGCTCGAGTCACCTGAGTCGCTGCGCTCAAAG GTGGATGAGGCTGTTGCTGTGCTTCAGGCCCACCAGGCCAAGGAGGCTGCTCAGAAGTCTACCACTCCCGCTGGTGTTCCCAGTGTCTaa